From Streptomyces sp. GSL17-111, one genomic window encodes:
- a CDS encoding TetR/AcrR family transcriptional regulator, translating to MAGTQVGRSERKRRAIMAAGTEVFMAKGYAGTSMDDIAKRAAVSKQTVYKHFADKEKLFAEIVLATTDRVDAMVDLVADVPAEAEALHTHLVSLARALLEALTQPQVLQLRRLVIANADAFPELGAAWYERGFERVLATLAATFRSLTEAGVLHVREPLLAAHHFTGLLLWIPVNKAMFHGGPRHTPAELDHYAAEGVRAFLAAYR from the coding sequence GTGGCGGGAACGCAGGTCGGCCGGTCGGAGCGGAAGCGGCGGGCGATCATGGCGGCCGGGACCGAGGTCTTCATGGCCAAGGGCTACGCCGGGACGAGCATGGACGACATCGCCAAGCGGGCCGCCGTCTCCAAGCAGACCGTCTACAAGCACTTCGCCGACAAGGAGAAGCTGTTCGCCGAGATCGTGCTGGCCACCACGGACCGCGTCGACGCCATGGTCGACCTCGTGGCGGACGTCCCGGCCGAGGCGGAGGCGCTGCACACGCACCTCGTCTCCCTCGCCCGTGCGCTGCTCGAGGCCCTGACCCAGCCGCAGGTGCTCCAGTTGCGACGGCTGGTCATCGCCAACGCGGACGCCTTCCCGGAGCTGGGTGCCGCCTGGTACGAGCGGGGGTTCGAGCGGGTCCTGGCCACTCTGGCCGCCACCTTCCGGTCCCTGACGGAGGCGGGGGTGCTCCACGTCCGTGAACCGCTGCTCGCCGCCCACCACTTCACAGGGCTGCTGCTGTGGATCCCCGTGAACAAGGCCATGTTCCACGGTGGCCCCCGGCACACTCCGGCGGAGCTGGACCACTACGCGGCCGAAGGTGTCCGCGCGTTCCTCGCCGCCTACCGCTGA
- a CDS encoding DUF998 domain-containing protein codes for MTTSRTRPGTATLTAGPASDPADRPVTRGLLTAGAAAGPLFLVAGLAQALTRDAFDLTRNALSQLSLGTLGWIQIAVFVVTGALAVAGAVGTRRALRGAPGGVWAPRLIGVFGASFLVAGVFRADPGHGFPSGTPDGAPASMSAEGGVHMAAATLGFLALCAAFLVLGRFFAAEGRRGYALASRVVPLVMLAGSSAASVSMPAFTASAGLGLLWLTAVSLRLADRR; via the coding sequence ATGACCACCAGCCGCACCAGGCCCGGCACCGCCACGCTCACCGCCGGCCCGGCCTCCGACCCCGCCGACCGGCCGGTCACGCGCGGGCTCCTGACGGCGGGGGCCGCCGCAGGCCCGCTGTTCCTCGTCGCCGGGCTGGCCCAGGCCCTCACCCGGGACGCCTTCGACCTCACCCGCAACGCGCTGAGCCAGCTCAGCCTCGGCACCCTCGGCTGGATCCAGATCGCCGTCTTCGTCGTCACCGGCGCCCTGGCCGTCGCCGGTGCCGTCGGGACACGGCGAGCGCTGCGGGGCGCGCCCGGCGGGGTCTGGGCACCCCGGCTGATCGGTGTGTTCGGTGCGTCGTTCCTCGTCGCCGGCGTCTTCCGGGCCGACCCGGGCCACGGCTTCCCGTCGGGCACCCCCGACGGCGCCCCGGCGTCGATGAGCGCCGAGGGCGGCGTCCACATGGCCGCCGCCACGCTGGGCTTCCTCGCGCTGTGCGCCGCGTTCCTCGTCCTCGGCCGGTTCTTCGCGGCCGAGGGGCGGCGCGGATACGCCCTCGCCTCCCGCGTCGTGCCCCTGGTGATGCTGGCCGGATCGTCCGCCGCCTCCGTCTCGATGCCGGCGTTCACCGCCTCGGCGGGGCTCGGCCTGCTCTGGCTCACGGCCGTCAGCCTGCGGCTGGCCGACCGACGCTGA
- a CDS encoding DUF4287 domain-containing protein, with protein sequence MTTPAKGPASYFPSIEKTYGRPIAEWKELIRSSPLSRHMELVTWLKTEHGLGHGHANALVAHTLAEKNGT encoded by the coding sequence ATGACCACACCGGCCAAGGGCCCCGCGAGCTACTTCCCGTCGATCGAGAAGACCTACGGCCGCCCGATCGCGGAGTGGAAGGAGCTCATCCGCTCCTCCCCGCTCAGCCGGCACATGGAGCTCGTGACCTGGCTCAAGACCGAGCACGGCCTCGGCCACGGCCACGCCAACGCCCTCGTCGCCCACACCCTCGCCGAGAAGAACGGGACCTGA
- the bla gene encoding class A beta-lactamase yields the protein MTPSPSAISRRALLAAAAAWSAAGCAGESPSPSPAPTTEEKGPASSPSPTTTPDGGDHEPLVRLERRFDARLGVYALATGTGATIAHRADERFAFCSTFKGLAAAAVLDRNPMSHLDTLVTYSRDDLMEHAPLTRKHVDTGMTIRQLCDAAIRYSDGTAGNLLVRELGGPQELTRYARGLGDTVTRMDRVEPDITQAIPDDPRDTSSPRAMGEDYRRIVLGDVLPADKRAFLRDLLERSVTGDQRVRAGLPQGWRVADKTGTGAYGTLNDFAIVWPPDTDPLVIALMSSKAEQDADRDQALLAEAAAYVAETLV from the coding sequence ATGACGCCGTCACCGTCAGCCATCAGCCGTCGGGCCCTCCTCGCGGCGGCAGCGGCCTGGTCCGCGGCCGGCTGCGCCGGGGAGAGCCCCTCCCCGTCCCCCGCCCCCACCACCGAGGAGAAGGGGCCCGCGTCGTCCCCCTCCCCGACGACCACCCCGGACGGCGGAGACCACGAGCCTCTCGTCCGGCTGGAGCGGAGGTTCGACGCCCGGCTCGGGGTGTACGCCCTCGCCACCGGCACGGGTGCCACCATCGCCCACCGGGCGGACGAACGGTTCGCCTTCTGCTCCACCTTCAAGGGCCTGGCGGCCGCCGCCGTCCTCGACCGCAACCCGATGTCGCACCTGGACACGCTCGTCACCTACAGCCGGGACGACCTCATGGAGCACGCCCCGCTCACCCGCAAGCACGTCGACACGGGCATGACCATCCGCCAACTGTGCGACGCCGCGATCCGCTACAGCGACGGCACGGCAGGCAACCTCCTCGTCCGCGAACTCGGCGGCCCGCAGGAGCTGACGCGGTACGCCCGCGGCCTCGGCGACACGGTGACGCGCATGGACCGCGTCGAGCCCGACATCACCCAGGCGATCCCGGACGACCCCCGGGACACCAGCTCCCCCCGGGCCATGGGCGAGGACTACCGGCGCATCGTGCTGGGCGACGTCCTGCCGGCCGACAAGCGGGCCTTCCTCCGCGACCTGCTGGAACGCAGCGTCACCGGGGACCAGCGCGTCCGCGCCGGGCTCCCGCAGGGGTGGCGGGTGGCCGACAAGACGGGAACCGGTGCGTACGGCACGCTCAACGACTTCGCCATCGTCTGGCCGCCGGATACCGACCCGCTGGTCATCGCCCTCATGTCCAGCAAGGCGGAGCAGGACGCCGACCGCGACCAGGCCCTCCTCGCCGAGGCCGCTGCCTACGTGGCGGAGACGTTGGTCTGA
- a CDS encoding cation-translocating P-type ATPase, whose product MTKSPHRRGLSPGHRRDRGGRWQVADPHALTAAEVLSRLDVDADFGLDTAEVTRRRSLVGRNALAGRRRLSAWAIVLEQIRSAVVVLLAAAAVAALLIGEVVEAAAVALVLVINTIVGFATELRAVRSMEALRRLAATVADVERDDRRDELDAVELVPGDIISVEGGDRVPADARLIEANDLTVDEAALTGESEPVAKTPDAVAAGTPLADRTGMLYLGTIVRAGRGRAVVVATGTTTEVGRIAELAASTETMQAPLQAGLERLGRALSLVVVGVAGALAGLALLRGLDVYEIIEVSIALAVAIVPEGLPAVATLTLTVGMRRMARHQALVRRLPTVETLGSTTVIASDKTGTLTANRMEVVEVALAEGVEERRLWESATLCNDADVAPDGEPVGDPTEVALLRGAQDSGTDWRHLRDGRPRRDEVPFDPVTKRMAVVTDTHVHTKGAPEVLLDPHRHGALLTAADAMGGRALRTLAIAAGPAPADPVDDDELFAAADVLGVVGLADPPRPAAIEAVAVCHRAGIRVVMITGDQPRTAAAVADQLGLRAQSVVTGAELDRLDDAALARVIDETDVYARVAPEHKLRLVQAHQAAGHTVAVTGDGVNDTPALRQADVGVAMGRTGTDAAREAADIVLTTDDFGTIEHAVVEGRRVFDNIRRFGQYLFSWHLAVVLVVTAAIALGSPAPLAGLMILWNNIIIDVIPSFALALEPSDDDAMRHPPRPKNEPVLGAAALRRIVTQGALVGSVGLASYYLATTVMDLDLEAARTMTFVTLTTAQLLAVFNARSDRGSGFRGATANPYLWAALALTVALEAMALAVPGLRDLLGLTTLGGAPWLAALALATLPLLLTQSVRILRAARAAEVSRQHMA is encoded by the coding sequence GTGACGAAGTCACCGCATCGGCGTGGTCTCTCGCCCGGACATCGCAGGGACCGGGGCGGCCGGTGGCAGGTCGCCGACCCCCACGCGCTCACGGCGGCGGAGGTGCTCAGCCGGCTGGACGTGGACGCGGACTTCGGGCTGGACACCGCGGAGGTCACGCGGCGTCGCTCGCTCGTGGGGCGCAACGCGCTCGCGGGACGCAGGAGGCTGTCGGCCTGGGCCATCGTCCTCGAACAGATCCGCAGCGCGGTCGTGGTGCTGCTGGCGGCAGCGGCGGTGGCCGCGCTGCTCATCGGCGAAGTGGTCGAGGCCGCGGCGGTCGCCCTGGTGCTCGTCATCAACACCATCGTCGGGTTCGCCACCGAACTGCGCGCGGTGCGTTCCATGGAGGCGCTGCGTCGGCTCGCCGCCACCGTCGCCGACGTCGAGCGCGATGACCGGCGCGACGAGCTCGACGCGGTGGAGCTCGTGCCCGGTGACATCATCTCGGTCGAGGGCGGGGACCGCGTGCCCGCGGACGCGCGCCTGATCGAGGCCAACGACCTCACCGTCGACGAAGCGGCGCTGACCGGGGAGAGCGAACCCGTCGCCAAGACGCCGGACGCCGTGGCCGCCGGCACCCCGCTGGCCGACCGCACCGGCATGCTCTACCTCGGCACCATCGTGCGCGCCGGTCGCGGCCGGGCGGTCGTGGTGGCCACCGGCACCACCACCGAAGTCGGCCGCATCGCCGAACTGGCCGCCTCGACCGAGACGATGCAGGCACCGCTGCAAGCCGGACTGGAGCGGCTGGGACGGGCTCTGTCCCTGGTCGTCGTCGGTGTGGCCGGCGCGCTGGCCGGACTCGCCCTGCTGCGCGGCCTCGACGTCTACGAGATCATCGAGGTGTCCATCGCCCTGGCCGTCGCCATCGTCCCGGAGGGCCTGCCCGCCGTCGCCACCCTCACCCTCACCGTCGGCATGCGGCGCATGGCCCGCCACCAGGCTCTGGTACGACGGCTGCCCACCGTGGAGACGCTCGGCAGCACCACCGTGATCGCCTCCGACAAGACCGGCACGCTCACCGCCAACCGCATGGAGGTCGTGGAGGTCGCCCTGGCGGAGGGGGTCGAGGAGCGGCGGCTGTGGGAGAGCGCGACCCTGTGCAACGATGCCGACGTCGCCCCCGACGGTGAACCGGTGGGCGACCCCACCGAGGTCGCCCTGCTCCGCGGTGCACAGGACTCCGGCACCGACTGGCGACACCTCAGAGACGGCCGTCCGCGCCGCGACGAGGTCCCCTTCGATCCGGTGACCAAGCGCATGGCGGTGGTCACCGACACCCACGTCCACACCAAGGGCGCCCCCGAGGTCCTCCTCGACCCGCACCGTCACGGCGCACTCCTCACCGCCGCCGACGCCATGGGCGGTAGGGCCCTGCGTACGCTCGCCATCGCCGCCGGTCCCGCCCCCGCCGACCCCGTCGACGACGACGAGCTGTTCGCCGCCGCTGACGTGCTCGGGGTCGTGGGCCTCGCCGACCCGCCCCGTCCGGCCGCCATCGAGGCCGTCGCCGTGTGCCACCGGGCGGGCATCCGGGTCGTCATGATCACCGGTGACCAGCCCCGGACCGCCGCGGCCGTCGCCGACCAACTCGGACTCCGCGCCCAGTCGGTCGTCACCGGCGCCGAGCTCGACCGTCTCGACGACGCCGCCCTGGCACGCGTCATCGACGAGACCGACGTGTACGCCCGGGTCGCACCCGAGCACAAGCTCCGCCTCGTGCAGGCTCATCAGGCAGCGGGCCACACGGTCGCCGTCACCGGCGACGGCGTGAACGACACCCCCGCCCTGCGTCAGGCCGACGTCGGCGTCGCCATGGGCCGCACGGGCACCGACGCCGCCCGGGAGGCCGCCGACATCGTGCTCACCACGGACGACTTCGGCACCATCGAACACGCCGTCGTGGAGGGCCGCCGGGTCTTCGACAACATCCGCCGCTTCGGCCAGTACCTGTTCTCCTGGCACCTCGCCGTCGTCCTCGTCGTGACCGCCGCGATCGCACTGGGCTCGCCCGCCCCCCTGGCCGGCCTCATGATCCTGTGGAACAACATCATCATCGACGTCATCCCGTCCTTCGCCCTCGCGCTCGAGCCCAGCGACGACGACGCCATGCGCCACCCGCCACGCCCGAAGAACGAACCCGTGCTCGGTGCCGCCGCCCTCCGTCGCATCGTCACCCAGGGCGCCCTCGTCGGGAGCGTCGGCCTGGCCAGCTACTACCTCGCCACCACCGTCATGGATCTCGACCTCGAGGCTGCGCGCACCATGACCTTCGTGACCCTGACGACCGCACAGCTCCTCGCCGTCTTCAACGCCCGCTCCGACCGGGGCTCCGGCTTCCGCGGTGCCACCGCCAACCCCTACCTGTGGGCCGCGCTCGCCCTCACCGTCGCCCTGGAGGCCATGGCCCTCGCCGTCCCCGGCCTCCGCGATCTCCTCGGTCTCACCACGCTCGGTGGCGCTCCCTGGCTCGCGGCGCTCGCGCTCGCCACCCTCCCCCTCCTGCTCACCCAGTCGGTACGGATCCTGCGTGCCGCCCGAGCAGCGGAAGTCTCCCGGCAGCACATGGCCTAG